A stretch of the Cottoperca gobio chromosome 2, fCotGob3.1, whole genome shotgun sequence genome encodes the following:
- the LOC115019938 gene encoding nuclear receptor subfamily 0 group B member 1-like: MSCCRDSEDAAGGSILYSILNRGAKCPQAHLETPAAQQLCSCASKRKLVVIRAPQLVFKAASEVLVKTFNFVKNVPCFRGLPAEDQLRLVRNSWAPLLVLGMVQYSVDFDTVETQQPSLLHRILTHSKERQLRAPTEIQDPGVPVSDAEGIQMFLVQCRRLRISVREHAFLKGAILFSPVTELECREYIHALQSEAEHALYEHVRTVHRGDTGRFGRLRAALNTLRAMDPNAVAALFFRSGTGSIDEHVLALFYERWSPK, encoded by the exons ATGTCGTGCTGCAGAGACAGTGAAGATGCAGCAGGGGGGAGCATCCTGTACAGCATCCTGAACAGAGGCGCTAAGTGCCCGCAGGCACACTTGGAGACGCCCGCTGCGCAACAGCTTTGCTCCTGCGCGTCCAAGAGGAAGCTGGTTGTGATTCGGGCTCCGCAATTAGTTTTCAAAGCAGCCTCGGAGGTACTTGTGAAAACTTTCAACTTCGTGAAAAATGTGCCGTGTTTTCGCGGCTTGCCGGCGGAAGACCAGCTACGGCTGGTCCGCAACAGCTGGGCGCCGCTGCTGGTTTTGGGCATGGTGCAGTACTCCGTGGACTTCGACACGGTTGAGACGCAGCAGCCAAGTCTGTTACACAGGATTTTAACGCACAGCAAGGAGCGACAGCTGCGCGCTCCGACCGAGATTCAAGACCCAGGAGTGCCCGTGAGTGATGCAGAGGGGATCCAAATGTTTCTGGTCCAGTGTAGAAGACTGAGGATCAGCGTCAGAGAACACGCCTTTCTGAAGGGAGCGATACTATTCAGCCCGG TAACAGAGTTGGAGTGTCGGGAGTACATCCACGCGCTTCAGAGCGAGGCTGAGCACGCGCTTTACGAGCACGTGAGAACGGTGCACCGGGGTGACACCGGCCGGTTCGGCAGACTGCGCGCGGCCCTGAACACGCTGCGGGCCATGGACCCGAATGCTGTGGCAGCACTCTTCTTCAGATCCGGGACCGGCAGCATTGATGAACACGTGCTCGCTTTGTTTTATGAACGATGGAGTCCAAAATAA